A genomic window from candidate division Zixibacteria bacterium HGW-Zixibacteria-1 includes:
- a CDS encoding 4Fe-4S ferredoxin, with amino-acid sequence MAIRKVIQIDSEKCDGCELCVHACAEGAIAVVNGKARLVSDTYCDGLGACIGDCPQNAITIIEREASEFNEEAAKANASARLNKNNNRRPVKAPSAPPVHACPGSMSQTLQTFNQAPVARQAEATAGGTPSRLANWPVQLMLAPIKAPYFENADLLIAADCVPFAFSDFHEKFLAGRTLLIGCPKLDNVEHYLEKLTQIFLQNSIRSVEIAYMEVPCCRGLVRLVELALEKAAVKLPLTMTKVGIKGYINEVSELPCGKEQVK; translated from the coding sequence TTGGCTATTAGAAAAGTAATTCAGATTGATTCGGAAAAATGCGACGGTTGCGAGTTGTGTGTTCATGCCTGTGCCGAGGGTGCGATTGCCGTTGTTAACGGAAAGGCTAGGCTTGTCAGTGATACCTACTGCGACGGCCTTGGGGCTTGCATCGGGGACTGCCCGCAGAATGCCATCACCATAATCGAGCGGGAGGCATCCGAATTCAATGAAGAAGCGGCCAAGGCCAATGCCTCGGCACGGTTGAATAAAAATAATAACCGGCGGCCGGTGAAGGCTCCTTCGGCTCCTCCGGTTCATGCCTGTCCGGGATCGATGTCCCAGACCTTGCAAACTTTTAATCAAGCGCCAGTGGCAAGGCAGGCGGAGGCGACAGCAGGGGGCACTCCTTCGCGCCTTGCCAACTGGCCCGTTCAATTGATGCTTGCACCGATCAAGGCGCCATATTTCGAGAACGCCGATCTTTTGATAGCGGCCGACTGCGTGCCGTTTGCCTTTTCTGATTTTCATGAGAAATTTCTGGCGGGGCGGACCTTGTTGATCGGTTGTCCCAAGCTGGATAATGTCGAGCATTATCTTGAGAAACTGACGCAAATATTTCTTCAAAACAGTATCCGATCCGTCGAGATCGCCTATATGGAAGTGCCGTGCTGCCGCGGACTGGTCCGGCTGGTCGAGCTGGCGTTGGAAAAAGCCGCCGTCAAGCTGCCGCTGACCATGACAAAAGTCGGCATCAAGGGATATATCAATGAAGTCAGTGAATTGCCCTGCGGGAAGGAGCAAGTTAAATGA
- a CDS encoding mechanosensitive ion channel protein MscS, translating into MNPEEGFADVWQAIYKVLHFQLFELNHEPVTVLSLVMFVLVIAIFYISSQIINRLIIRRIMKRLNIEESTHFRMLRISHYLIMITGAVVAFQFVGIDLGGLAVIFGLLSVGIGFGLQNITSNFIAGIILLFEQPIKIGDRVTVGDTEGNVMSINMRSTTIQTLNNIAIIVPNSEFISNRVTNWSHGDPKIRLVVDVGVSYNSDLDTVIKALHEVADEHPDVIAEPQTDVLLSEFGDSSWNMKLRVWLSSPERYYQIRSELNKAIVVKFRQNKIEIPFPQRDLHVRSPLPIPFASREPAV; encoded by the coding sequence ATGAATCCCGAAGAAGGCTTTGCCGATGTTTGGCAGGCAATTTATAAGGTCCTGCATTTTCAACTTTTCGAACTGAACCACGAGCCGGTTACCGTCTTGTCGCTGGTTATGTTCGTCCTGGTGATTGCCATATTTTATATCTCCTCGCAGATAATCAATCGCCTCATAATCCGCAGGATAATGAAAAGACTCAATATCGAAGAAAGCACCCATTTTAGGATGCTTCGCATCAGCCATTATCTGATTATGATTACCGGAGCAGTTGTCGCCTTCCAGTTCGTCGGAATCGATCTGGGCGGATTGGCCGTCATCTTTGGTCTGCTGTCGGTCGGAATCGGATTCGGCCTGCAAAATATAACCTCGAATTTCATAGCCGGAATTATTCTCCTGTTCGAACAGCCGATCAAAATCGGGGACAGGGTCACGGTCGGCGATACGGAAGGCAATGTAATGTCGATCAACATGCGTTCGACCACCATCCAGACTCTTAACAATATCGCTATAATCGTCCCGAATTCGGAATTTATATCCAACCGGGTCACCAACTGGTCGCACGGCGACCCGAAAATCCGGCTGGTGGTTGATGTCGGCGTGTCTTACAATTCCGACCTCGACACCGTCATCAAGGCTCTGCATGAAGTCGCCGATGAGCACCCGGATGTGATTGCGGAGCCCCAGACGGATGTGCTGCTATCCGAATTCGGGGACTCATCCTGGAACATGAAACTAAGAGTCTGGCTGTCGAGCCCGGAAAGGTATTATCAGATCAGGTCCGAATTGAACAAGGCCATTGTCGTCAAGTTCCGGCAAAACAAAATAGAGATACCGTTCCCGCAGAGGGATCTGCATGTCCGCTCCCCCCTGCCGATACCTTTTGCTTCGCGGGAGCCGGCTGTCTGA
- a CDS encoding mechanosensitive ion channel family protein, whose translation MDFQAWLKHTTEWMMTSGLRIVLIIILMLIALRLAHILSRRIFAPFKKDGLEAEIKKRTDTLSSLIRYILSVSIILVTLVMILGEFGIEIGPILAAAGIVGLAIGFGSQQLVQDVISGFFILMEDQIRVGDVINIAGKGGLVERITLRTTTLRDLSGSVHFVRNGHIDVVTNMTKEYSYYVFDIGIAYRENVDEVIGVIRETAEKLRQDPEYNEDILEPIEIMGLDKFADSSVIIKARIKTKPIKQWRIGREFNRRLKTAFDEKNIEIPFPHMTVYMGQDKEGKAAPLNISMPDRK comes from the coding sequence ATGGATTTTCAAGCATGGCTGAAGCATACAACAGAATGGATGATGACCAGCGGATTACGCATAGTATTGATTATTATTCTGATGTTAATCGCTCTGCGGCTGGCCCACATTCTGTCACGGCGCATTTTCGCTCCATTTAAGAAAGATGGACTTGAGGCCGAAATTAAAAAACGAACCGATACTCTCAGTTCGCTCATTCGATATATCCTGAGTGTGTCAATTATACTTGTGACTCTGGTGATGATTCTCGGCGAATTCGGAATTGAAATCGGCCCGATCCTGGCCGCCGCCGGTATTGTCGGCCTGGCCATCGGTTTTGGCTCTCAGCAACTGGTCCAGGATGTAATCAGCGGTTTCTTTATTCTGATGGAGGACCAGATCAGAGTCGGCGACGTGATTAACATCGCCGGAAAAGGCGGTCTGGTCGAAAGAATCACCCTGCGGACCACAACTCTTCGTGACTTATCGGGGAGTGTCCACTTCGTGCGAAACGGGCATATCGATGTTGTCACCAACATGACCAAGGAATATTCCTATTACGTTTTTGATATCGGTATCGCCTATCGGGAAAATGTGGATGAGGTCATTGGCGTAATCAGGGAAACGGCCGAGAAACTCCGGCAGGACCCCGAATATAATGAGGATATTCTGGAACCGATTGAAATAATGGGTCTGGATAAGTTTGCCGACTCCTCGGTGATCATCAAGGCCCGAATAAAGACCAAGCCGATCAAACAATGGCGTATTGGCCGCGAATTCAACCGACGGCTCAAGACAGCTTTTGATGAAAAGAATATCGAAATTCCTTTTCCGCACATGACCGTATATATGGGTCAGGACAAAGAGGGCAAGGCGGCGCCGCTGAATATCTCGATGCCTGACCGGAAATAG
- a CDS encoding cyclopropane-fatty-acyl-phospholipid synthase, translated as MSDKKGWKDFFNGFAPLYMNESFTRNTVKEVDFIIEELAIKPGSRILDIGCGTGRHSVELARRGYKMTGVDWSSGMLAMAKKAAEKAGVEVELIQCDAAKYKAADKFDAAICLCEGAFALLGKDDDPLERDLAVLLNINRALKLSGKFVLTTLNAMQKIRKSKQDDVEKGLFDPVNIVETIEMEYDSAGGKECARLREKGYLGSELKLLLKMAGFRTKNVWGGTAGNWGKRTILLDEMEIMAVAVKESGD; from the coding sequence ATGAGTGATAAGAAAGGATGGAAAGATTTTTTTAACGGTTTCGCGCCGCTTTATATGAATGAATCATTCACCCGCAATACAGTTAAGGAAGTTGACTTTATAATTGAAGAACTGGCGATCAAGCCGGGCAGCAGGATTCTTGATATCGGCTGCGGGACCGGCCGCCACTCGGTCGAACTGGCCCGGCGCGGATATAAAATGACCGGCGTGGATTGGTCGTCGGGTATGCTGGCTATGGCAAAGAAGGCAGCCGAAAAGGCCGGGGTTGAAGTCGAGTTAATTCAGTGCGATGCTGCCAAATACAAAGCCGCCGACAAATTCGATGCCGCCATCTGTTTGTGCGAAGGTGCCTTCGCGCTTCTTGGAAAAGACGATGATCCGCTCGAGCGGGATCTGGCAGTTTTACTGAATATCAACCGCGCCCTGAAATTATCCGGCAAATTTGTTTTAACCACGCTCAACGCCATGCAAAAAATCCGTAAGTCTAAACAGGATGATGTCGAAAAGGGTCTTTTCGATCCTGTCAACATAGTCGAAACGATCGAAATGGAATATGACAGTGCCGGTGGAAAGGAATGTGCCCGGTTGCGCGAGAAGGGGTATCTTGGATCGGAACTGAAGCTTCTTCTTAAGATGGCCGGATTCAGGACCAAAAATGTCTGGGGTGGGACAGCCGGCAACTGGGGAAAGCGGACAATTTTGCTGGATGAAATGGAAATCATGGCCGTGGCCGTCAAAGAGAGCGGTGATTGA
- a CDS encoding DUF438 domain-containing protein, giving the protein MSELIDNARKRKDLLKHTILQLHKGETPEAVKKQLSRLLGEVPYGDVVEVEQELIAEGLPEEEILQLCDLHSNVLKGAIDHEGAKVAPPGHPVHTFKEENKALGWEISTLQKLFDMAAKVNGADDTRVVAGEIRRHINALTDVEKHYSRKENLLFPYLEKHNITGPPKVMWGKHDEARELLKSAVEAVHNSEELSAEELRSVVELVLVPTVDAVDEMIYKEENILFPMCMDTLSDGEWYHISRQSIEIGFCLYDPKDDWKPDKIEGDAEKVVQGERIQLPSGSFTAIELEAILNSIPFDLTFVDKDDTVRYFTQGKERIFARNRAIIGRKVQLCHPPSSVHIVQKILDDFHSGRQNHASFWIEMRGRFISIEYFAMHSADGEYLGTLEVSQDLTEKRKLEGEQRLLNYAG; this is encoded by the coding sequence ATGAGTGAACTAATCGACAATGCCAGAAAACGCAAGGATCTTCTGAAACACACGATCCTACAGCTTCACAAGGGTGAAACACCGGAGGCGGTCAAAAAACAACTGTCGAGGCTGCTGGGAGAAGTGCCGTACGGTGATGTCGTTGAGGTAGAGCAGGAACTGATCGCCGAAGGGCTTCCCGAAGAAGAGATCCTGCAACTGTGTGATCTGCATTCGAATGTTCTCAAGGGAGCCATCGATCATGAAGGAGCAAAAGTAGCTCCGCCCGGTCATCCGGTGCACACGTTCAAGGAAGAAAACAAGGCGCTCGGTTGGGAAATCAGCACCCTGCAAAAGCTTTTCGATATGGCTGCAAAAGTGAACGGTGCGGATGATACCAGGGTCGTGGCCGGTGAAATCCGCCGGCATATCAACGCCCTGACCGATGTCGAGAAGCATTACAGCCGGAAGGAAAACCTTCTTTTTCCGTATCTCGAAAAACACAATATCACCGGTCCGCCCAAAGTGATGTGGGGAAAGCATGATGAAGCACGCGAATTGCTCAAATCGGCGGTTGAGGCGGTGCATAATTCCGAGGAATTATCCGCCGAAGAACTGCGGTCAGTTGTGGAACTGGTTCTGGTTCCGACGGTCGATGCCGTCGATGAGATGATTTATAAAGAAGAAAATATTTTGTTCCCGATGTGCATGGATACGTTGTCCGACGGCGAATGGTACCATATAAGCAGGCAGAGTATTGAAATCGGTTTTTGCCTGTATGATCCAAAAGATGACTGGAAACCGGATAAGATTGAGGGTGACGCTGAAAAGGTCGTTCAGGGTGAGCGGATTCAACTGCCGAGCGGTTCATTTACCGCCATAGAGCTGGAAGCCATTCTCAATTCGATTCCCTTTGACCTGACTTTCGTCGATAAAGATGACACGGTTCGTTATTTCACCCAAGGCAAAGAGCGGATTTTTGCCCGCAACCGGGCCATTATCGGCCGCAAAGTTCAGCTTTGCCACCCGCCTTCGAGTGTTCATATAGTGCAAAAAATACTTGATGATTTTCACTCCGGACGGCAGAATCATGCCTCGTTCTGGATCGAAATGCGCGGCCGGTTTATCAGTATCGAGTATTTCGCGATGCACTCCGCCGACGGCGAATATCTCGGGACATTGGAGGTCAGTCAGGACCTCACCGAGAAACGCAAACTGGAAGGGGAGCAAAGGCTGTTGAACTATGCCGGTTGA
- a CDS encoding oligoendopeptidase yields MSSTVSTSKAPTWDMDSIFPGGSSSTKYAEFRKKIKIDLKSAFKNLKSLPQKYNRSSRPAWIDYINKLQKLSDRLSQAHAFVECLVNADVNDAKARQIFGEIDVFNAEMEKIGVMLEAFAKKQPDKEWQKLVTGDELKDCRFYLDEMRRIAKMKMEPEFEAMAAELSVNGYHAWNRLYNKIYGDVRVEFTEKNKTETLSVGQLANKMTSPDRSIRRQSFEKLEAAWENRSAEASMALNFQAGFRLSLYERRKWDSPLIEPLLMCRVKKETIDAMWSAVGQAAPKIRKYIKAKKKLLGLDAYRWYDQWAPVGASEKIYTFKEAADLIVGNITAFNKDQADFTRMAVEKRWVEAEDRPGKGGGAFCSPFRQAKQSRVMMTYSGNFDSLATLAHELGHAYHQWLRKDMPSFAAGSPMPLSETASIFNEFLIIDSELNKTDDINTKLMFLDMKLQNAATLFCNLHARFIFDNAFYAERRNGLVSKERLDEMMVEAQKAAFMGTLADDGYHPLFWASKLHFFLTDVPYYNFPYTFGFLFAGGVYNRAKTEGPAFAEKYIKLLSGTGLGSSEQTAKKHMGVDLTKEDFWLESVNRIMSDTEPFVRLVEKIKR; encoded by the coding sequence ATGAGCTCAACCGTTTCGACTTCCAAAGCGCCGACCTGGGATATGGATTCCATATTTCCGGGTGGAAGTAGTTCAACCAAATATGCCGAATTCAGAAAAAAAATAAAAATCGATCTGAAAAGCGCCTTCAAAAATCTCAAGTCGCTGCCCCAAAAATATAATCGATCCAGCCGTCCGGCCTGGATCGATTATATTAATAAATTGCAGAAGTTATCGGACCGGCTGTCGCAGGCCCACGCCTTTGTCGAATGTCTGGTAAATGCCGATGTCAACGATGCCAAAGCCAGACAGATTTTCGGTGAAATCGATGTTTTCAACGCCGAAATGGAAAAAATCGGGGTGATGCTTGAAGCCTTCGCCAAAAAGCAGCCCGACAAAGAATGGCAAAAACTGGTGACCGGTGATGAACTGAAGGATTGCCGGTTTTATCTCGATGAAATGCGCCGTATTGCCAAAATGAAAATGGAACCGGAATTCGAGGCCATGGCCGCCGAATTGTCGGTCAACGGGTATCATGCGTGGAACCGCCTGTATAATAAAATCTACGGCGATGTGCGGGTCGAATTTACCGAAAAAAACAAGACCGAAACACTTTCGGTCGGCCAATTGGCCAATAAGATGACCAGCCCCGACCGCAGTATCAGGCGACAATCATTTGAGAAACTTGAGGCGGCCTGGGAGAATCGTTCGGCCGAGGCATCGATGGCGCTCAATTTTCAGGCCGGGTTTCGCCTCTCGCTTTATGAACGCCGCAAGTGGGACTCACCGCTGATCGAACCGCTTTTGATGTGCCGCGTCAAAAAAGAAACCATTGACGCCATGTGGAGTGCGGTCGGACAGGCGGCGCCCAAAATCCGGAAATATATCAAGGCCAAAAAGAAACTGCTTGGCCTTGATGCCTATCGCTGGTACGACCAGTGGGCGCCGGTTGGTGCATCCGAGAAAATATATACCTTCAAAGAAGCGGCCGACCTGATTGTCGGTAACATTACCGCCTTCAATAAGGATCAGGCCGATTTCACCCGTATGGCTGTCGAGAAGCGCTGGGTGGAGGCCGAGGATCGTCCCGGCAAGGGCGGCGGCGCTTTCTGCAGCCCGTTCCGCCAGGCCAAACAGAGTCGCGTTATGATGACCTATAGCGGAAATTTCGACAGCCTCGCCACCCTGGCACATGAACTCGGCCATGCCTACCATCAGTGGCTCCGAAAAGATATGCCGTCTTTTGCCGCCGGTTCACCGATGCCGCTTTCCGAGACCGCTTCGATTTTCAACGAGTTTCTCATCATCGATTCCGAATTGAACAAGACTGATGATATCAACACAAAGTTGATGTTCCTCGACATGAAACTTCAGAATGCCGCCACGCTTTTCTGCAATCTGCATGCCCGCTTTATTTTCGACAACGCTTTCTATGCCGAACGCAGGAATGGCCTGGTTTCTAAAGAGCGGCTCGATGAGATGATGGTTGAAGCTCAAAAAGCGGCCTTTATGGGTACACTTGCCGATGACGGCTATCATCCGCTGTTCTGGGCCTCGAAACTGCATTTCTTCCTGACCGATGTCCCCTATTACAATTTCCCCTATACTTTCGGTTTTCTCTTCGCCGGCGGCGTTTATAATCGCGCCAAAACTGAAGGACCGGCCTTCGCGGAAAAATATATTAAACTTCTGTCCGGCACCGGGCTCGGCTCCAGCGAACAGACGGCCAAGAAGCACATGGGAGTCGATCTGACCAAAGAAGATTTCTGGCTGGAATCGGTCAACCGTATCATGTCCGATACCGAACCATTTGTGCGACTGGTGGAAAAGATAAAACGGTGA
- a CDS encoding cupin domain-containing protein, with the protein MESDKRKYYIEPDSAPRFSPMEGVETALLTGMSGESMMLALTTIQPGYEVPEHKHLQEQIGVVQAGKARMKIGGKEHVVEKGDVCVFPSNVPHSAKSIGDSPFVMLDIFHPVREDFIAMAKKQNG; encoded by the coding sequence ATGGAATCGGATAAAAGGAAATATTATATCGAGCCCGACAGCGCACCTCGTTTTTCACCAATGGAGGGAGTCGAAACGGCCCTTCTGACCGGAATGTCGGGCGAGAGCATGATGCTGGCGCTGACGACCATTCAGCCGGGATACGAAGTGCCGGAGCACAAACATCTTCAGGAACAGATCGGGGTGGTGCAGGCGGGCAAGGCGCGCATGAAAATCGGCGGCAAAGAGCATGTTGTCGAGAAAGGCGATGTCTGCGTTTTTCCATCCAATGTCCCGCACAGCGCCAAATCGATTGGTGATTCGCCGTTCGTGATGCTGGATATATTTCATCCGGTGCGCGAGGACTTTATCGCCATGGCCAAAAAGCAAAACGGCTGA
- a CDS encoding transcriptional regulator, producing MKNTELLGKTYLCSGFEAEELHEFAAIARFMEIDKDKIIFFEGDPAEGFYVLLSGRVRIYKASPDGKEYTIHIIKPGQLFAEAAIFKGHEYPANCATVENSSVAYFPKDAFLNLLKKYPEISLKIIGSLASFVRDFNRQVEELSLKEVPARLASYLLNLAEQKGSNSVYLDSTKTELANRLGTISETLSRNLKKLSDLGVISVNGREISIIDKNRLNNIADGEKI from the coding sequence ATGAAAAACACTGAATTGCTTGGGAAAACATATCTCTGCTCGGGATTCGAGGCGGAGGAGCTTCACGAGTTCGCCGCCATTGCGCGTTTTATGGAGATCGACAAAGATAAAATCATTTTTTTCGAGGGTGATCCGGCTGAGGGATTTTATGTTTTACTTTCGGGGCGGGTTCGAATTTATAAAGCTTCGCCCGACGGCAAAGAGTATACCATTCATATTATCAAGCCGGGCCAATTGTTTGCCGAAGCGGCCATTTTCAAGGGGCATGAGTATCCGGCCAACTGCGCGACGGTGGAAAATTCATCGGTGGCCTATTTCCCGAAAGATGCCTTTCTGAATCTCCTGAAAAAATATCCCGAAATATCGTTGAAAATAATCGGCTCCCTGGCCTCGTTCGTCCGGGATTTCAACCGGCAGGTGGAGGAGCTTTCTTTGAAAGAGGTCCCGGCACGGCTGGCTTCATATTTATTGAACCTGGCCGAACAAAAAGGGAGTAATTCAGTCTATCTTGACTCCACCAAGACCGAACTGGCCAACCGCCTGGGGACGATAAGCGAGACCCTTTCCCGCAATCTCAAGAAATTAAGCGACTTAGGTGTTATCAGCGTCAACGGGCGCGAAATTTCAATCATCGATAAAAATCGCCTGAATAATATCGCCGATGGCGAAAAAATCTGA
- a CDS encoding 4Fe-4S ferredoxin, giving the protein MTVLRLLPVLLSALLITAHFFRAGNIGLAVVSTSAPLMLLMNRRWVIYVTSGMLLLGALVWIEATFTFIHIRQALGMPWARLGAILGSVTVLTALSALVFRKKKVTDLYVRAMETAVQSSTAFFLTGFILTMVQIKVQLPLLLLERFIPGGGWIEIFILSVYAAFITEKMLDRAESSKWRRRIWALFSIVFFGQLALGLAGAEQFLMTGKLHLPIPAMIIAGPLFRWESSIMLFLFAGALVLVGPAWCSHLCYIGAWDDAASRKLRKPKKLPAWRQPVRIAILSLVIAVVIGLRLAGVSMTIATFLGLLFGLIGVGVMFFWSRRTGAMTHCITWCPIGVLATWLGRISPFRIRINDSCSNCGICRLSCRYDALNLADIKNRKPNISCTLCGDCIGSCGDRSIEYRFLGLKADHARTLFIVLAVSLHTIFLGLGRI; this is encoded by the coding sequence ATGACCGTACTAAGATTGCTTCCTGTTTTACTCTCGGCACTGCTGATTACGGCGCATTTTTTCCGGGCCGGTAATATCGGGCTGGCGGTGGTCTCGACCTCGGCCCCGCTGATGCTGCTTATGAATCGGCGCTGGGTAATCTATGTCACTTCGGGCATGTTGTTGCTTGGGGCGCTGGTCTGGATCGAGGCGACGTTCACTTTTATCCATATCCGGCAGGCACTGGGTATGCCGTGGGCACGGCTGGGGGCGATTCTCGGTTCGGTAACGGTTCTTACGGCCTTATCGGCGCTGGTTTTCAGAAAGAAAAAAGTAACCGACCTGTACGTCCGGGCAATGGAAACAGCAGTACAATCATCGACGGCCTTTTTCCTGACCGGCTTTATTCTGACCATGGTACAAATTAAGGTGCAATTGCCTTTGCTGCTTCTGGAGAGATTTATACCCGGCGGCGGGTGGATCGAAATATTTATTCTCTCCGTATATGCCGCGTTCATCACCGAGAAGATGCTTGACCGCGCGGAATCATCAAAATGGCGGCGGCGAATCTGGGCGCTGTTTTCGATTGTCTTTTTCGGACAACTGGCGCTTGGACTGGCCGGGGCGGAGCAGTTTCTGATGACCGGGAAATTGCATTTGCCGATACCGGCGATGATCATCGCCGGACCGTTGTTTCGGTGGGAAAGCTCCATCATGCTGTTTTTGTTCGCCGGGGCGCTGGTGCTGGTCGGCCCGGCCTGGTGCAGTCATTTGTGTTATATCGGGGCCTGGGATGACGCCGCTTCGAGGAAGCTTCGCAAGCCGAAAAAACTTCCGGCCTGGCGGCAGCCGGTACGGATAGCAATTCTGTCTCTCGTTATTGCCGTGGTTATCGGCCTGAGGCTGGCGGGAGTTTCGATGACCATAGCGACATTTTTGGGGTTGCTTTTCGGGCTCATCGGTGTCGGCGTGATGTTTTTCTGGTCGCGGCGGACCGGGGCCATGACCCATTGCATCACCTGGTGCCCGATCGGGGTGCTGGCGACATGGCTGGGAAGAATCTCGCCTTTCAGAATACGAATCAACGACAGTTGCAGTAATTGCGGTATCTGCCGCCTGTCATGCCGCTATGACGCGCTTAATCTGGCCGATATCAAAAACCGCAAGCCGAATATTTCCTGCACTCTCTGCGGCGATTGTATCGGGAGCTGCGGCGATAGATCCATTGAATATCGATTTTTGGGATTGAAGGCCGATCACGCCCGGACTTTGTTCATAGTCCTGGCGGTATCGCTTCACACTATTTTTCTGGGGCTGGGCCGGATATAA
- a CDS encoding cupin domain-containing protein has protein sequence MSDSDTRQNSAIVPAKVYFLEQMVDYADGAVVSRTISKNKAGTVTLFSFDTGQELSEHSAPFDALVHVLDGEAELMIGGEKVVAGTGELVIMPANVPHGVKAVQRFKMLLTMIRG, from the coding sequence ATGTCTGATAGTGATACAAGACAAAATAGCGCCATAGTTCCGGCCAAAGTATATTTTCTGGAGCAGATGGTGGATTATGCCGACGGAGCTGTCGTCAGCCGGACAATCTCAAAAAACAAAGCCGGTACGGTAACATTGTTTTCATTCGATACCGGACAGGAATTGAGTGAACATTCGGCTCCTTTTGATGCCCTGGTTCATGTTTTGGATGGCGAAGCGGAACTGATGATCGGCGGCGAAAAGGTTGTCGCCGGAACAGGTGAGCTGGTGATCATGCCGGCCAATGTTCCGCATGGCGTTAAGGCGGTGCAGAGATTCAAAATGCTTCTGACGATGATTCGGGGATAA